The segment GTTCACCCCCAAGGCCAACGCGGAGAACCCGTACACGTTGCACGCCGAGCTGCAGCAGTCGATGAACGACCTGGCCGGGATCATCCGCAAGGAGGGTGAGCTGCAGGAGGCGCTGGTCAAGATCGATGAGCTCAAGGCCCGCTACGCCAACGTCGTCGTCGAGGGCGGCCGCGTCTTCAACCCGGGTTGGCACCTGGCCATCGACATGCGCAACATGCTGCTGGTCAGCGAGTGTGTGGCCAAGGCCGCGCTGGCGCGCACCGAGAGCCGCGGCGGGCACACCCGCGACGATTTCCCGCAGATGGATTCGCACTGGCGCAACAAGCTGCTGGTCTGCCGGGCGGTCCCGGGCGACACCCAGGTGGTCCCGGACATCACCGTCGAGGCCGAACAGCAGCCGGTGATGCGCCCCGATCTGCTGGCCACCTTCGAGCTCTCCGAGCTGGAGAAGTACTACACCGACGATCAACTGGCCGAGCACCCCGAGCGGAAGGGCTGACACATGGCTGCTTACGACGCAAATCTGCGGGTCTGGCGCGGCGATACCGAAGGCGGTGACCTGCAGGACTACACCGTCGAGGTCAATGACGGCGAAGTGGTGCTCGACATCATCCACCGGCTGCAGGCCACCCAGGCCGGTGATCTGGCGGTGCGCTGGAACTGCAAGGCCGGCAAGTGCGGCTCCTGCTCGGCGGAGATCAACGGCCGCCCCCGGCTGATGTGTATGACACGGATGTCCACGTTCGACGAGAACGAGACGGTCACCATCACGCCGCTGCGAACCTTCCCGGTGATGCGCGATCTGGTGACCGACGTGTCCTTCAACTATGAGAAGGCACGCCAGATCCCGTCGTTCACCCCACCCAAGGACCTGCAGCCGGGCGAGTACCGGATGCAGCAGGAGGATGTGAACCGCAGCCAGGAGTTCCGCAAGTGCATCGAGTGCTTCCTGTGCCAGAACGTGTGCCACGTGGTGCGTGACCACGAGGAGAACAAGGCGAACTTCGCGGGCCCGCGCTTCCACATGCGGATCGCCGAGCTGGACATGCACCCGCTGGACACCGTGGACCGCAAGGACATGGCCCAGGAGGAACACGGGCTGGGCTACTGCAACATCACCAAATGCTGCACCGAGGTCTGCCCGGAGCACATCAAGATCACCGACAACGCGCTGATCCCGATGAAAGAGCGGGTTGCCGACCGCAAGTACGACCCGATCGTGTGGCTGGGTAACAAGCTTTTCCGACGCTAGGGGCGTTGACTTCTGCGCCCATGGCGCAGAAGTACGAGTAACTCGCGCCCAGAGCGCAGAGTCAATGCCTGTGCGTGGCGCGGGATCGCGCGTACGGTTGTGACAGCGGCCAATCAACCCTGAAGAGGCACAGCATGTCACAACGAGAAACGATCAGCGTCAACGATATTCGCACCGCGATCCGGGAGCTCACGGCCCGTGCGGAACTGGCTCGCAAAGAGGGCAGACCAGCGGACGCCGCCGAACTGGAGCAGCGGATCGCGAGATACCGCGACGAGCTGGGGTCACGGCCGTAGGCGCACGCCGATCTCGCAGTGGGGTAGCAGCTGCGCCGAGAAGTGCAGCTCAGCCCCCCAGTTTGCGGAACGTGCTGCGGTGAAACACGATCGGTGGCACATCGTGCACGACGATCTCGCTGACCTCTAGCACCACGATGGTGTGATCGCCCGCGGGAACTTCCTGGGTGATCTTGCTTTCCAGCCACACGCTGGTGCCGTGCACGAACACCGCGCCGCTGTCGCGGGACTGGGTCTGCAGACCGGCGAAACGGTCACCGGTCTTCGCGGCGAGGGTGCGTGCCGCGGCGTCGTGCGCTTCGCCCAGGACACTGATCCCCAACGAGGGCAGATTCTTGAGCTTGGGCCACGTCTCCGATGAGTTCTGTACGCAGAACGACACCAGCGGCGGGTCCAGCGACACCGGCACGAAGGTGCTGGCCGCCAGACCGACCCGGACGCCGTCCACCTCGGCCGCGATGGCGATGACTCCGGTGGGGAAATGCCCGAATGCCTCGCGCAGCGAAGCCGGGCTCAGTTCTGTGTCGCTCATAACACTTCCATCTTCACATGTAATGGTGGGCAGTGGCGACGTCGGGGGGCGCGCGTACCCGACTCTTCCACGTACTGCGGCCGTGTGCCGGGTAGAT is part of the Mycobacterium adipatum genome and harbors:
- a CDS encoding succinate dehydrogenase/fumarate reductase iron-sulfur subunit: MAAYDANLRVWRGDTEGGDLQDYTVEVNDGEVVLDIIHRLQATQAGDLAVRWNCKAGKCGSCSAEINGRPRLMCMTRMSTFDENETVTITPLRTFPVMRDLVTDVSFNYEKARQIPSFTPPKDLQPGEYRMQQEDVNRSQEFRKCIECFLCQNVCHVVRDHEENKANFAGPRFHMRIAELDMHPLDTVDRKDMAQEEHGLGYCNITKCCTEVCPEHIKITDNALIPMKERVADRKYDPIVWLGNKLFRR
- a CDS encoding flavin reductase family protein, which encodes MSDTELSPASLREAFGHFPTGVIAIAAEVDGVRVGLAASTFVPVSLDPPLVSFCVQNSSETWPKLKNLPSLGISVLGEAHDAAARTLAAKTGDRFAGLQTQSRDSGAVFVHGTSVWLESKITQEVPAGDHTIVVLEVSEIVVHDVPPIVFHRSTFRKLGG